A window of Streptomyces sp. NBC_01241 genomic DNA:
CGCACTGCCCGGTGACCAGGAGATCGCGGGCGACGGACAGGGCGGTGACACCGGACGAACACGCGGTGCAGGGTGCCATGCTGGGACCGGTGGCCCGCAACTGGATCGCGATCTCGGCCGCCGGCATGTTCGGAATGGTGAGCAGGATGCCCGACGGCGAGACGGCGTCCGGTCCGTGCCGGTCGAGTACGACGGCCTGCTCGGTCAGCGAGGCGGAGCCCCCGCTGCTGGTGCCGACGACCACCGCGACCCTGCTGCCCTCCCACCGCACGGGGTCGAGTCCGGCGTCGGCGACCGCCTCCCGGGCGGCGAGGACGGCGAACTTGACGTACCTCCCCATCCGGAAGGACGTACGGCCGCCGATCGCGGCGTCCAGATCGATTCCGTCGACGGTGCAGGCAAAGTCGATCGCGCATCCTTCGAGTGCCGCGACGGTACGCACCGGCGAGACTCCGGCGCACACACCTTGCCAGGTGGATTCGGTGTCGTTGCCGACCGGGGTGATCATTCCCAGGCCGGTGACAGCAACGGCGGGCCTGTTCATCGGGCGTTGCTCACCGACGCCGAGCCGCTCACCGGCGTCCCGCGGCCCGCTGTCGCGTCGATGAAGCGCGTGATGTCGGCGAGGGTGGCGTCCTTGGGGAGCCTGTCGAAGTCCCCGCCGGCGCCCGCCGTCTCCCTGATGAGGACGGCGAACTCCGCGACGGCGAGGGAGTCCATCTCCAGGCTGTCCATCGTGGAATCCGGGCGGATCTCGGCGGCGGGCACTTTGAAGGTGTGTGTGAGCACCTCGGTGATCTTGGGA
This region includes:
- a CDS encoding acyl carrier protein, whose translation is MSAIHPKITEVLTHTFKVPAAEIRPDSTMDSLEMDSLAVAEFAVLIRETAGAGGDFDRLPKDATLADITRFIDATAGRGTPVSGSASVSNAR